Proteins co-encoded in one Aspergillus luchuensis IFO 4308 DNA, chromosome 6, nearly complete sequence genomic window:
- the hapE gene encoding CCAAT-binding factor complex subunit HapE (COG:K;~EggNog:ENOG410PK7Z;~InterPro:IPR009072,IPR007125,IPR027170;~PFAM:PF00808;~go_component: GO:0016602 - CCAAT-binding factor complex [Evidence IEA];~go_function: GO:0003677 - DNA binding [Evidence IEA];~go_function: GO:0003700 - DNA-binding transcription factor activity [Evidence IEA];~go_function: GO:0046982 - protein heterodimerization activity [Evidence IEA];~go_process: GO:0006355 - regulation of transcription, DNA-templated [Evidence IEA]), whose protein sequence is MKADPEVKMISAEAPILFAKGCDIFITELTMRAWIHAEDNKRRTLQRSDIAAALSKSDMFDFLIDIVPREEATSHAKRSSQTAGASAGVPGPAGATGQLPPSQHGVPHHMPPPDYSTLGQHGLQDQEYRPPTMYAGAVQSDPTAAYGQHQPQMFEGMYAAYPHLPPQQ, encoded by the exons ATGAAGGCTGACCCAGAGGTTAAAATGATATCAGCGGAGGCACCAATACTTTTCGCCAAAGGTTGTGATATCTTTATCACTGAACTGACCATGCGTGCATGGATTCATGCCGAGGACAACAAGCGCCGTACACTACAGAGGTCTGATATTGCAGCAGCACTATCAAAGTCTGATATGTTCGATTTCCTCATTGACATAGTACCTCGCGAGGAGGCCACGTCCCATGCAAAGAGGTCTAGCCAGACAGCTGGAGCTTCTGCAGGCGTTCCTGGCCCCGCAGGAGCCACCGGCCAACTGCCACCATCTCAACACGGTGTTCCCCATCACATGCCTCCGCCGGACTATAGTACCCTGGGTCAGCATGGGCTCCAAGATCAAGAGTACCGGCCGCCGACGATGTATGCTGGAGCTGTGCAGTCTGACCCCACGGCTGCCTATGGTCAGCATCAGCCTCAAATGTTCGAAGGAATGTATGCAGCATATCCGCATCTACCACCTCAGCAG tga
- a CDS encoding Fcf2 domain-containing protein (BUSCO:EOG092643NE;~COG:S;~EggNog:ENOG410PQHE;~InterPro:IPR014810,IPR039883;~PFAM:PF08698) gives MTGATCIELTSVPPQDEVRLNDEDIEQLLCEAEDRLRPSDARANASNADNLTNVGLEATSVHIPKLAPGGSLRPYVRQQDDVAVVEDAIGAMNSPSIRSPLEMRPTGSKSSKPSSKDKPTAGSDWFDLPKTELTTELKRDLQLLRMRSVLDPKRHYKKEGGKARPPQYSQVGTIIEGPTEFFSSRIAKRDRKKTFVEEALAAEQGNKRFEAKYKDIQSVKQSGKRSYYKNLRAKRNTRSK, from the exons ATGACAGGTGCAACATGCATTGAACTTACCAGTGTCCCACCACAGGATGAGGTCAGGTTAaatgatgaagatattgaaCAGTTGCTTTGCGAGGCTGAGGATCGCTTGAGGCCCAGTGATGCTAGGGCCAATGCTTCCAATGCCGATAACTTGACCAATGTGGGTTTGGAAGCAACCTCAGTTCA TATCCCTAAGTTGGCACCAGGAGGCTCCCTAAGGCCATATGTCCGTCAACAAGATGATGTTGCAGTTGTGGAAGATGCCATCGGAGCAATGAATAGCCCCAGCATCAGATCGCCACTCGAGATGCGACCGACTGGATCTAAAAGCTCAAAGCCAAGTTCCAAG GACAAACCCACAGCTGGTAGCGATTGGTTCGACCTTCCAAAGACGGAGTTGACCACAGAACTCAAGAGAGACCTGCAGTTGCTTCGAATGCGCTCAGTATTAGATCCGAAGAGGCATTACAAGAAGGAGGGCGGCAAAGCACGCCCTCCTCAGTATTCTCAAGTGGGAACCATCATCGAAGGTCCGACTGAGTTTTTCAGTAGCCGCATCGCTAAAAGGGATAGAAAGAAGACTTTCGTTGAGGAAGCACTGGCAGCGGAGCAAGGAAACAAGCGATTTGAGGCTAAGTACAAGGACATCCAGTCTGTCAAGCAGAGCGGCAAACGTTCCTACTACAAGAATTTGCGAGCGAAACGGAACACGAGGAGCAAGTGA
- a CDS encoding purine-nucleoside phosphorylase (COG:F;~EggNog:ENOG410PFFJ;~InterPro:IPR000845,IPR035994,IPR011270,IPR018099, IPR011268;~PFAM:PF01048;~go_function: GO:0003824 - catalytic activity [Evidence IEA];~go_function: GO:0004731 - purine-nucleoside phosphorylase activity [Evidence IEA];~go_function: GO:0016763 - transferase activity, transferring pentosyl groups [Evidence IEA];~go_process: GO:0006139 - nucleobase-containing compound metabolic process [Evidence IEA];~go_process: GO:0009116 - nucleoside metabolic process [Evidence IEA]) — MASSRSSSFQHASEACSFLKERLPDSLKAPRVAIICGSGLGGLASTIDRLPQVDFDYASIPHFPRSTVAGHAGKLVFGLLSENIPTVLMVGRAHYYEGHSIDQVTFPIRVFKLLGVDTIILTNAAGGLNPEYMVGDIVLLNDHIFLAGLAGIHPLRGPNSEEFGPRFPPLSDAYDLQLRCNVHKAWAKIVNVESKRRLHEGVYAFVGGPSYETRAECRMLRQLGADLVGMSTVPEIVVARHCGIRVLALSLVTNNAVLSPVPRGDDHRLDGKDVAELGEILQEGKADHQEVLEAGRSAATDMQKLVIQTIADVFQSGSYGDTIGGR, encoded by the exons ATGGCATCCTCTCGCAGCTCATCATTTCAACATGCGAGTGAGGCATGCTCATTTCTGAAGGAACGCCTACCGGATTCATTGAAAGCACCTCGAGTTGCAATAATCTGTGGCTCTGGTTTGGGAGGGCTCGCAAGTACCATTGATCGCTTGCCTCAAGTCGATTTCGATTATGCTTCCATACCCCACTTTCCCCGTTCAACAG TTGCTGGCCATGCAGGAAAACTAGTCTTTGGACTACTCAGTGAAAATATACCTACAGTGTTGATGGTTGGCCGTGCTCA TTATTACGAAGGGCATTCCATTGACCAAGTGACATTTCCTATACGTGTCTTCAAACTCTTGGGGGTTGACACAATTATCT TAACCAACGCCGCCGGTGGACTGAATCCTGAATATATGGTAGGAGATATTGTTCTGCTGAATGAT CACATATTCTTGGCTGGCCTGGCGGGGATTCATCCACTACGCGGTCCGAACTCGGAGGAGTTTGGCCCCCGGTTCCCACCTCTATCAGATGCGTACGACCTTCAATTGCGTTGTAACGTCCACAAAGCATGGGCCAAGATTGTAAATGtagaaagcaaaagaagactGCATGAGGGAGTGTATGCCTTCGTCGGGGGTCCTAG TTATGAGACCCGGGCAGAATGCCGTATGCTTCGCCAGCTAGGCGCCGATCTTGTCGGGATGTCGACCGTACCGGAGATTGTTGTTGCCAGGCATTGCGGGATTAGAGTCCTAGCTTTGAGCCTGGTAACGAACAACGCGGTTCTCTCACCAGTGCCTCGCGGAGATGACCACCGTCTTGATGGGAAAGATGTAGCAGAGCTCGGTGAGATTTTgcaagaaggaaaagcgGACCATCAGGAAGTCCTTGAGGCAGGCCGCTCCGCCGCCACGGACATGCAG AAGCTTGTTATACAGACCATCGCGGATGTCTTTCAGTCAGGCTCGTATGGAGATACGATCGGCGGTCGGTGA
- the RSM10 gene encoding mitochondrial 37S ribosomal protein uS10m (COG:J;~EggNog:ENOG410PMUZ;~InterPro:IPR036838,IPR001848,IPR027486;~PFAM:PF00338;~go_component: GO:0005840 - ribosome [Evidence IEA];~go_function: GO:0003735 - structural constituent of ribosome [Evidence IEA];~go_process: GO:0006412 - translation [Evidence IEA]), producing MTLSLNPRLLKCTGRQFQLLAGFRGYSTSSGITHNAPSTNDTLPQAGSAESSALKSTETQTKQWRERLESINNKARLPRSVQAVYLRPLRRKAEFGLPVCDLQLRSYSVRNVEFFADFAVRAAYYLNLPVSGPVPLPRIVERWTVPRSNFVHKKSQENFERITLRRLVQIKDGNPQVVQTWLAFLRKHAFYGVGMKANVWEHESLDVAANMDSTLPEVEKSLQPYLSQFGQRQDATSCDSISDILDNERFVAYKGPLTTARKA from the exons ATGACATTATCCCTCAACCCTCGGCTACTTAAATGCACTGGCAGGCAGTTCCAG TTACTAGCAGGTTTTAGAGGTTACAGCACTTCCTCTGGGATAACCCATAATGCACCGTCAACGAACGATACTCTCCCCCAAGCAGGCTCAGCTGAATCCAGTGCACT GAAATCGACCGAGACGCAAACGAAACAATG GAGAGAACGCCTTGAGAGCATTAATAATAAGGCTCGACTTCCCAGGAGCGTTCAAGCTGTGTACCTACGACCCCTCCGGAGGAAGGCCGAATTTGGCCTGCCAGTTTGTGATCTTCAGTTGAGATCTTACAGCGTACGGAACGTCGAATTTTTCGCCGATTTTGCTGTGCGGGCGGCTTATTATCTGAACCTCCCTGTCTCGGGGCCGGTGCCCCTGCCACGAATTGTTGAGCGATGGACCGTTCCTAGAAGTAACTTCGTGCATAAAAAGAGTCAGGAGAATTTCGAAAGGATTACGCTCCGACGCTTGGTACAAATCAAAGACGGCAACCCTCAGGTTGTACAGACATGGCTAGCATTCTTGCGCAAGCATGCTTTCTACGGAGTCGGCATGAAAGCAAATGTTTGGGAACATGAAAGCCTTG ACGTAGCTGCAAACATGGACAGCACTCTTCCAGAAGTCGAGAAGTCGCTTCAGCCTTACCTTTCACAATTTGGTCAGCGGCAAGATGCAACATCTTGTGACTCGATTTCGGATATCCTGGACAACGAACGATTCGTTGCATACAAGGGCCCCCTAACTACAGCACGCAAGGCATAA
- the MSW1 gene encoding tryptophan--tRNA ligase MSW1 (COG:J;~EggNog:ENOG410PGYS;~InterPro:IPR024109,IPR001412,IPR014729,IPR002305, IPR002306;~PFAM:PF00579;~TransMembrane:1 (o143-162i);~go_function: GO:0000166 - nucleotide binding [Evidence IEA];~go_function: GO:0004812 - aminoacyl-tRNA ligase activity [Evidence IEA];~go_function: GO:0004830 - tryptophan-tRNA ligase activity [Evidence IEA];~go_function: GO:0005524 - ATP binding [Evidence IEA];~go_process: GO:0006418 - tRNA aminoacylation for protein translation [Evidence IEA];~go_process: GO:0006436 - tryptophanyl-tRNA aminoacylation [Evidence IEA]) translates to MKRTAMHVNICRYSRILTIAHRPSSIQPQLELVSRKSSSFSFRRWSSCQTPRSPRFAKTIFSGIQPTGVPHLGNYLGALREWVKLQDDASDGTSLYFSIVDLHALTVPQESAQLRQWRKEALATLVAAGLDPDRSTIFYQSSVAAHAELFWILCTVASMGYLSRMTQWKSKLQLPEDTTLDTSEARSRLRLGLFSYPVLQAADILVHRATHVPVGEDQKQHLEFSRNIANSFNHVYGTVFPAPESLISPAKRVMSLKEPTLKMSKSHVDERSRILLTDSPGQIHKKLKAALTDSETTITYDPLRRPGVSNLLELLSHFEGRSCEELVLEFQSASLRALKENLAHKISNHLQPVREKYFSLMEDKTGYLEDISEKGARAARANAELTMTRVREAMGL, encoded by the exons ATGAAAAGAACAGCCATGCATGTTAACATATGTCGGTATAGCCGCATCCTGACAATAGCTCATCGGCCTAGTTCGATTCAGCCCCAACTAGAGTTGGTGAGTCGGAAGTCGAGTAGTTTCAGCTTCCGAAGATGGAGTAGTTGCCAAACTCCACGCTCACCACGTTTTGCTAAAACGATCTTCTCCGGGATTCAACCCACAGGTGTACCGCATTTAGGGAATTACCTGGGTGCCCTAAGAGAATGGGTAAAGCTACAAGATGACGCGAGTGATGGGACGAGTTTGTACTTCTCCATAGTCGACCTGCATGCATTGACAGTACCCCAAGAAAGCGCCCAGTTGAGAcagtggagaaaagaagcactTGCTACCCTAGTAGCTGCTGGCCTTGACCCCGACCGCTCAACCATATTCTACCAAAGTTCT GTAGCAGCGCATGCGGAATTGTTCTGGATCCTGTGCACAGTAGCCTCCATGGGGTATCTGTCACGAATGACCCAGTGGAAG AGCAAACTCCAATTGCCTGAAGACACAACTCTAGATACTTCAGAGGCCAGGTCAAGGCTGCGACTCGGCCTTTTCTCGTATCCTGTTCTCCAAGCTGCGGACATACTAGTACACAG AGCTACACATGTTCCCGTCGGAGAGGACCAGAAACAGCACCTTGAGTTTTCCAGAAACATAGCAAACAGCTTCAATCACGTCTATGGAACAGTGTTTCCAGCACCAGAGTCACTTATAT CACCTGCAAAACGAGTCATGTCTCTCAAAGAGCCAACATTGAAGATGTCGAAATCTCATGTAGACGAACGGTCGAGAATCCTGCTCACTGATTCACCTGGCCAGATCCACAAAAAGCTTAAAGCGGCGCTTACTGACTCTGAAACAACAATAACTTACGATCCTCTTCGCAGGCCGGGCGTCTCTAATCTTCTGGAGCTTCTTAGCCACTTCGAGGGACGGTCGTGTGAAGAGTTAGTTCTGGAGTTCCAGTCAGCCAGTCTGCGAGCACTTAAGGAGAACCTCGCCCATAAAATATCCAATCACCTGCAGCCTGtaagagaaaaatatttctCGCTGATGGAGGATAAGACTGGCTACCTTGAGGACATATCAGAGAAAGGTGCTCGAGCCGCTCGAGCCAACGCTGAGCTGACTATGACACGAGTCAGAGAAGCTATGGGCTTGTGA
- a CDS encoding pepsin-like aspartic protease (COG:O;~EggNog:ENOG410PIXI;~InterPro:IPR021109,IPR033876,IPR001461,IPR001969, IPR033121;~MEROPS:MER0003669;~PFAM:PF00026,PF14543;~SECRETED:SignalP(1-21);~TransMembrane:1 (n4-16c21/22o464-484i);~go_function: GO:0004190 - aspartic-type endopeptidase activity [Evidence IEA];~go_process: GO:0006508 - proteolysis [Evidence IEA]), whose product MWRVLSLLVAVSLVPLETVEALILQRREVPAVVTLDIKRNDVSDPVMRDRARRKRDTTTVSQALDNEETLYFCNITLGTPEQSLRLVLDTGSSDLWCNAANSTLCSSSTDPCSTSGTYDSDKSTTYTYVSSDFNISYADGTGAAGVYATDTLHIGGSALEDFQFGIGYSSSSSEGVLGIGYTSNEVQVGRFGDSAYPNLPRAMVKNGLIKSNAYSLWLNDLDANTGSILFGGVNTKKYHGELQTLPIQKVNGIYSEFIIALTGVGFTSGSSSRNYSSDALPAAVLLDSGSSLTYLPDSIVEDIYNDFSVVYEQSSGVGYVPCSLAQNNTNITYTFSSPTIAVGVNELVLDVGDLLFQDGERACVFGIVPAGDSTAVLGDTFLRSAYVVYDLANNEISLANTNFDATGNDILEIGTGEDSVPGATKVANPVTTVAVDGSGARIGGPTGATFTSIPSATSGGHATAGLMGATKFIAFAAAVIGYMLTF is encoded by the exons ATGTGGAGAGTTCTGTCTCTCTTGGTTGCTGTGTCTTTGGTTCCACTCGAGACAGTAGAGGCCTTGATACTTCAGCGAAGAGAAGTGCCCGCTGTTGTGACCCTAGATATTAAACGCAACGATGTGTCAGATCCTGTAATGAGGGACCGCGCAAGACGCAAGCGAGATACAACCACTGTTTCTCAGGCCCTGGACAATGAG GAAACGCTCTATTTCTGTAATATAACCCTTGGAACGCCGGAACAGAGCCTACGACTGGTTTTGGACACTGGGAGCAGTGACCTTTGGTGCAACGCAGCGAATTCTACTCTTTGCTCCTCGTCGACAGATCCCTGCAGTACATCCGGCACTTACGATTCTGACAAGTCTACAACGTACACATATGTCTCGTCTGACTTCAATATATCATATGCGGATGGAACCGGTGCGGCTGGTGTTTACGCAACCGATACTCTCCATATAGGTGGTTCGGCGTTGGAGGACTTCCAATTTGGTATCGGGTATTCATCAAGTTCCTCCG AGGGTGTTTTGGGCATCGGCTATACTTCGAATGAGGTCCAAGTCGGCCGCTTCGGTGATAGCGCCTATCCTAACCTTCCTAGGGCAATGGTGAAAAATGGTTTGATAAAGTCTAATGCCTACAGCCTATGGTTGAACGATCTAGATGCCAATACGGGTTCCATTCTTTTTGGAGGCGTGAATACGAAGAAATATCACGGTGAACTACAAACCCTTCCAATTCAGAAGGTTAATGGCATCTATTCCGAATTCATAATCGCTCTTACTGGAGTCGGCTTCACTTCGGGATCAAGCAGTCGCAATTACTCGTCAGATGCGCTTCCGGCTGCCGTTTTGCTTGATTCTGGTAGTTCCCTTACATATCTTCCAGATTCCATCGTCGAAGACATCTATAATGATTTCAGTGTTGTGTACGAACAATCTTCTGGTGTTGGCTATGTGCCTTGCAGTCTGGCACAAAACAACACTAATATCACCTACACTTTTTCATCGCCTACTATTGCTGTTGGGGTAAACGAGCTTGTTCTCGACGTGGGTGATCTCTTATTTCAGGACGGAGAACGCGCTTGTGTCTTTGGAATTGTCCCCGCTGGCGATAGTACCGCTGTCTTGGGGGACACCTTTTTACGCAGTGCGTACGTTGTCTACGATCTAGCGAACAATGAGATTTCCCTCGCCAACACTAACTTTGATGCGACTGGAAACGACATCTTGGAAATTGGAACGGGAGAAGACTCTGTGCCCGGTGCTACTAAAGTCGCTAATCCTGTCACGACGGTGGCAGTTGATGGCTCTGGTGCAAGGATTGGTGGCCCGACTGGTGCAACTTTCACTAGCATTCCATCCGCAACGAGTGGGGGCCATGCTACAGCAGGGTTGATGGGTGCTACAAAATTTATagcttttgctgctgctgtgattGGGTACATGCTGACCTTCTAA
- a CDS encoding N5-glutamine methyltransferase family protein (COG:J;~EggNog:ENOG410PPH2;~InterPro:IPR002052,IPR029063,IPR025714;~go_function: GO:0003676 - nucleic acid binding [Evidence IEA];~go_function: GO:0008168 - methyltransferase activity [Evidence IEA];~go_process: GO:0032259 - methylation [Evidence IEA]) — MREASHQFGPKGAMPRIPSRTILDAHRQDHLLPLLLQECRSLDLAKSELGWMRNRAVSKAQSNPLRTETTKPKLHQGWRSTLRSMCRARSRGQPLQYILGDQPFGDLDILCRKEVLIPRHETETFTFHAANLISRNVVNASQSLINPHAISVRVIDLCTGTGCISLLLHALVAPHVQHLSIVGIDISTTAIKLARRNLKYNIRQGKLLDRAMADITFRKGNVLCGAPVDASNVEQALGDTPESTLRTACHFDVIISNPPYISEKSYGNGTTARSVRMYEPRIALVPPVFGDALKIPLHQQEDIFYYHILSLSFKRKVRLVMLECGDHSQGERVAALCRSLAAQYLQLDDLCISIWPANDGTLNKSAHEVSEPCMVIVQRLGLGNTTTCGQPTSDSK; from the exons ATGCGAGAAGCATCACACCAATTTGGACCAAAGGGAGCTATGCCACGAATACCCAGTAGAACAATTCTGGATGCACATCGACaggatcatcttcttccattgcttCTACAGGAATGTCGCTCCCTTGATCTGGCCAAAAGTGAATTGGGCTGGATGAGGAATCGGGCTGTTTCTAAAGCCCAGTCAAACCCTTTAAGAACTGAGaccaccaaacccaaactTCACCAGGGATGGCGAAGTACTCTGAGATCAATGTGCCGGGCACGGTCTCGAGGCCAACCTCTCCAGTACATACTTGGTGACCAGCCCTTTGGGGACTTGGACATCCTGTGTAGGAAAGAAGTCCTGATACCTAG GCACGAAACTGAGACATTCACCTTTCACGCTGCCAACCTGATTTCGCGCAATGTTGTCAATGCCAGTCAATCTCTGATCAACCCTCATGCTATATCTGTACGTGTGATTGACCTGTGCACGGGAACAGGATGCATATCCCTCCTTTTGCATGCTCTTGTCGCGCCACATGTACAGCACTTGTCCATTGTCGGGATTGATATTAGTACTACAGCAATTAAACTGGCGAGAAGGAAtttgaaatataatatccgACAAGGAAAATTGTTGGATCGAGCGATGGCGGATATTACTTTCAGAAAAGGCAATGTCCTCTGCGGTGCACCTGTTGATGCATCGAATGTGGAGCAAGCTCTGGGTGATACTCCCGAATCAACACTGCGTACAGCGTGCCATTTCGATGTGATCATATCAAACCCACCGTATATATCTGAGAAATCATATGGAAATGGGACCACTGCACGAAGTGTTCGGATGTACGAGCCGAGGATTGCATTGGTCCCTCCAGTGTTCGGTGACGCTCTGAAAATACCGCTGCACCAGCAGGAGGATATCTTTTACTATCATATTTTGTCACTTTCCTTCAAGAGGAAGGTAAGACTTGTAATGCTCGAATGTGGTGACCATTCACAGGGCGAGCGTGTGGCAGCTTTGTGCCGTTCCTTGGCAGCACAATATCTACAACTGGATGATTTGTGCATCAGTATTTGGCCAGCTAATGATGGGACTTTGAACAAGAGCGCTCACGAGGTTTCTGAGCCATGTATGGTTATAGTGCAGAGACTTGGATTGGGGAATACTACGACCTGTGGTCAACCTACCTCTGATTCGAAGTGA